One stretch of Streptomyces sp. 135 DNA includes these proteins:
- a CDS encoding S1 RNA-binding domain-containing protein — MMGGPSENPELWAFLESLHRGEFLSGTVTAIERFGVFVALDDSPDHPVFPGVGFISFAELSWRRFDAASDVVQIGQRLSCEFLQFDTWNLEARLSLKATQPDPFQVFADTIAVGQKLPGQVTKLIPFGVFVQVTDGIEGLVHLRELAWTPVETPSDVVQVGDKITVVVTEIDRERRRLVLQRSLL; from the coding sequence ATGATGGGCGGACCGTCTGAGAACCCAGAACTCTGGGCCTTCCTGGAATCACTGCACCGCGGCGAGTTCCTTTCCGGCACCGTCACAGCGATCGAACGGTTCGGTGTGTTCGTTGCGCTGGACGACAGCCCCGACCATCCGGTCTTCCCTGGCGTCGGGTTCATCTCCTTCGCTGAGCTGTCCTGGCGACGTTTCGACGCAGCCTCCGATGTCGTGCAGATCGGACAGCGCCTCTCATGCGAGTTCCTCCAGTTCGACACGTGGAACCTGGAGGCCAGACTGTCCTTGAAAGCCACACAGCCGGACCCCTTTCAGGTATTCGCTGACACCATCGCGGTGGGGCAGAAACTGCCTGGCCAGGTCACCAAGCTGATCCCGTTCGGCGTCTTCGTCCAGGTCACCGACGGCATCGAGGGACTGGTTCACTTGCGAGAGCTCGCCTGGACACCGGTGGAGACTCCATCAGATGTCGTCCAGGTCGGCGACAAGATCACGGTGGTCGTCACCGAGATCGACCGAGAGCGACGCAGGCTAGTACTGCAACGGTCTTTGTTGTGA